A window of the Chanodichthys erythropterus isolate Z2021 chromosome 21, ASM2448905v1, whole genome shotgun sequence genome harbors these coding sequences:
- the calcrlb gene encoding calcitonin gene-related peptide type 1 receptor, which produces MFGCWITSFLLLLATSEFFVVVLSENDTGGTAQKNPHELDFARHNILNAQFECYQKIMRDTNHNKTDTSKCKRTWDGWLCWEHLEAGFTSAQHCPDYYTDFDTLEMATKICTDSGQWFIHPESNRTWTNYTGCTHKSHDHRKTALNLYYLVLIGHGLSLISLFTSLGIFFYFKSLSCQRITLHKNLFFSFVLYSVITIIFFTCVANNQEVTHANPLSCKVTVFIHHYLMGCNYFWMLCEGIYLHTLIVVAVFAEKQQLMWYYLLGWGFPLIPAFIHAISRSYYYNDNCWISSNTSLLYIIHGPICAALLVNLFFLLNIVRVLITKLKVTHQAESSLYMRAVRATLILVPLLGIQYILLPYKPDGRLASEIFMHIMNILMHYQGLLVATIFCFFNSEVQGVLRRHWNQYRIQFGSTFTNQDALRSASYTASSMTEVHRCYSIDSHMETLNGKSFHNLENTILRSDNLYM; this is translated from the exons ATGTTTGGATGCTGGATTACCTCATTTCTCTTACTGCTGGCAACCTCTGAG TTTTTTGTGGTGGTCCTCTCAGAGAACGACACTGGAGGTACGGCACAAAAGAATCCTCATGAACTGGACTTTGCTCGCCACAATATTTTGAACGCCCAGTTTGAATGTTACCAAAAGATTATGAGAGACACAAATCACAACAAAACAG ATACTTCTAAGTGTAAACGGACCTGGGATGGATGGCTGTGCTGGGAGCATTTGGAAGCAGGATTCACTTCGGCCCAGCACTGTCCAGACTACTATACTGACTTTGACACCTTAG AAATGGCGACAAAGATTTGTACTGATTCAGGCCAGTGGTTCATTCACCCAGAGAGTAACAGAACATGGACAAATTACACGGGCTGTACACACAAGTCTCATGATCACAGAAAG acaGCACTTAATCTCTACTATTTGGTTTTGATTGGTCATGGATTGTCGCTGATATCGTTGTTTACGTCTCTGGggatatttttctattttaa GAGCTTAAGTTGCCAAAGGATAACTCTACACAAGAATCTTTTCTTCTCCTTTGTGCTGTACTCGGTTATAACCATCATCTTTTTCACTTGTGTTGCAAACAACCAAGAAGTAACGCATGCTAACCCA CTGAGCTGTAAAGTGACCGTGTTCATCCACCATTATCTCATGGGCTGTAACTACTTCTGGATGTTGTGTGAAGGGATCTACCTGCACACCCTCATTGTGGTGGCAGTGTTTGCTGAGAAACAGCAACTCATGTGGTATTATCTTCTAGGATGGG GCTTCCCGTTAATACCTGCATTTATACATGCAATATCCCGAAGTTATTACTACAATGACAA CTGTTGGATAAGCTCGAACACTTCTCTGCTCTATATTATTCATGGGCCCATCTGTGCAGCCCTGTTG GTTAACCTCTTCTTCCTTTTAAACATTGTGAGAGTGTTGATCACAAAGCTGAAGGTGACCCACCAGGCTGAATCCAGTCTGTACATGAGGGCCGTCAGGGCCACCTTAATCCTGGTACCTCTGCTGGGCATTCAGTATATACTGCTGCCCTACAAACCAGATGGACGGCTTGCCTCCGAGATATTTATGCACATAATGAACATACTCATGCATTATCAG gGCCTTTTGGTTGCCACTATATTTTGCTTTTTCAATAGCGAG gTGCAAGGTGTGTTGCGAAGGCACTGGAACCAGTACCGCATCCAGTTTGGCAGCACATTTACGAACCAGGATGCCCTGCGTTCCGCATCCTACACGGCCTCCTCCATGACAGAAGTCCATCGATGTTACAGCATCGACAGCCACATGGAGACTCTAAACGGCAAGAGTTTTCACAATCTGGAGAACACCATTCTCCGATCAGACAACCTGTACATGTGA